The sequence below is a genomic window from Pagrus major chromosome 20, Pma_NU_1.0.
AGAGCACCGGCTCCGGCTCCACGCTCCGGAGCCCATCCCCGCACAGAAACGCGTACGAGGCGGGGATGCAGGCCCTGAAGCCCGTCAAAGACAATGCCGCGAACGGGGACCTGCAGGAGGGCCCCCGAGGGCGCAGGTACGGCTCCAACGTGCACCGCATCAAGAACATGTTCCAGCAGATGCAGACCACGTCCCCGGCCGACGCGGAGGGAGAGGAGGTCGCCAGGAACGCCGACAAATCCGTGCGCCTCTCCCTCCCTCGAGCCGGGAGCCTGAACGAAAACGTGGACCACAGCGCGCTGCTGAAGCTCGGCTCCACCGTGTCCGAGCGCGTCAACAAGTTCGACATCAAACCCGAGAACGGGCACCAGCGGGCCTCCTCGCCCAGCTACTCCAAGCTGCAGGAGACGCGCCGCATCttcgagcagcagcagcagcaggagaggcagctgcagcaggagaagcTGGCCACCACCAGGGTCCTGCTGAAGACGGACAAGGCCTCGAGCTTCCAGGACGGCAGGTTGGACGTGGTGGCGCGCTTCAACGGCAGCACGGAGTCCCTGGACAGCCTGGACACCAGCGAGGCTGTGTCCCCCACCGTCAGCCAGCTCAGCGCCGTGTTTGAACGGGCCGCCGAGCTCCGGAACAACCTCCATCGCCTCTCCTCGACCCCGCCGCTCCCCTCCAGGGGGGTCAGCGCCAAGGTGGGTGTGTTGAACTccaaaataatcacaaagaGGGTCAGTGCCTTTGCAGCAGGCCACCAGGAGGACGAGAAGAGCAGTCAGAACGGCCAAGAGGGGCCTCAAAGGGCCCCCAGGGGGAGGGGGACATCTGACAGCATCAATGGGGGCCAAAGTACCGAACACTTCAGTGCtgcaggagagacagaaaagactGTTTCAGATGCAGGCGTTGAGGCAAAGTCTGAGGAGCACACAGCGCTGCAGTCTGACATCCGCATCTCTGTGGAGAATGGAGACATGGCCTCTGAGAAGCAGAGCTCTCCGAGGGCCGGCGAGGGCGAGATGTCCAAGGATgccgaggacgaggaggacgacaGGACGCTGAGGGACGACCAGTCGGGACGCGACTCTGTGGATATCAGTACCTACAGCGCGGTGGGGGAAGACTTCGGAGGGAGCCAggtggacgaggaggaggaggaggaggaggatgaccGCTACGAGCCCGAGTCCAGCTGTGTGGAGATCGTCGGGCTGCCTGTGGAGGAGGAGCCGCCTCCTTCCAGGAAGATCCGCTTCAGCACAGAGCCCATCAAGGTGAGAAAACATGCAGCGAGAAAGACACAAAGAGTGAATATTAATAGGAAGATGTGATCTCCCAGACTAAACGCTCCGAGCCGTGTTTAATCAGGCCCGGCTGCTGATTCCTGGTTTGTAATTATGTCCACATTCTGGTATTTTTGTGTGTCGAGAGGCTGAACTTGACCTTAAAGCCTTTTCTGTGAGCCGCCGGTACAGTCACAGCCACTGTCAGCTGTTTTAATAAACTCACTCAGCTTCCAGAAGGATGCTGACATTTTGATTTCACCCTGTTTCAACACGGTGGGGCTTTGCCACATTACTAACGCCctccctctccacacacacacacacacacacacacacagtagtccAGTTCGGTCCTGCATTCCTACTGTGCAGCTGACACGGGCCCCCAAATACAGAAGAGCTGTGATGTAGATGCTTATCTGTGATGCAGTGGGAGCCACTTCTGTAAATAATTGcagtggggaggaggaggaggaacaaaGAGGACGGGATAATTAGCCCTGTGTTGTTTAGAGAAGTGGATCCTCTTCGCCGTGGTTACTGCCAGGCCAgcggacagtgtgtgtgtgtgtttttattgtgtgtgtgtgtgtgtgtgtgagaaagagggaggaagtgagAAGAGAGACTGTGATCTCCTCTTGGACCAGTGagatgaa
It includes:
- the ppp1r9bb gene encoding neurabin-2, translated to MMKTESTSSKSTGSGSTLRSPSPHRNAYEAGMQALKPVKDNAANGDLQEGPRGRRYGSNVHRIKNMFQQMQTTSPADAEGEEVARNADKSVRLSLPRAGSLNENVDHSALLKLGSTVSERVNKFDIKPENGHQRASSPSYSKLQETRRIFEQQQQQERQLQQEKLATTRVLLKTDKASSFQDGRLDVVARFNGSTESLDSLDTSEAVSPTVSQLSAVFERAAELRNNLHRLSSTPPLPSRGVSAKVGVLNSKIITKRVSAFAAGHQEDEKSSQNGQEGPQRAPRGRGTSDSINGGQSTEHFSAAGETEKTVSDAGVEAKSEEHTALQSDIRISVENGDMASEKQSSPRAGEGEMSKDAEDEEDDRTLRDDQSGRDSVDISTYSAVGEDFGGSQVDEEEEEEEDDRYEPESSCVEIVGLPVEEEPPPSRKIRFSTEPIKVFATYPNEDYDRRNEDVDPMAASAEYELEKRVERLDLFPVELEKDGDGLGISIIGMGAGADMGLEKLGIFVKTVTDGGAAQRDSRIQVNDLIVEVDGTSLVGVTQSFAASVLRNTSGTVKFVIGREKPGEQSEVAQLIQQTLEQERWQREMMEQRYNQYMDEQEGGEYGTDEEEDEDEEVSPPYPSAIEVFDLAENEDMSPLETDPEKLAHKYKELQIKHAVTQAEIQQLKRKLHHAEQEKQRWRMDKAQLEQTLQENKERMEKLEGYWMEAQSLCQAVDEHLKETQSQYQALERKYSKAKRLIKEYQQKEIEYLKKETQRCAQVGAEASLLKEESGQLQEQVADLECRVEELKSEPL